Proteins from one Nicotiana tabacum cultivar K326 chromosome 23, ASM71507v2, whole genome shotgun sequence genomic window:
- the LOC107786382 gene encoding uncharacterized protein LOC107786382, whose amino-acid sequence MPKGQKCKFWEWVDDELPLRVTALISNLKNENEALRRERNLLLMKVVEIESVLARDVAKTEDFKEFDDVKGENDVSKEKMDEGLVFVKESCLKKWNVIGMIWCCFVGFMYAWMIK is encoded by the exons ATGCCTAAG GGACAGAAATGTAAGTTTTGGGAATGGGTAGATGATGAACTTCCTCTTAGAGTTACAGCACTGATCAGCAACTTAAAGAATGAAAATGAAGCTCTTAGACGTGAAAGGAATCTTCTGCTGATGAAGGTTGTCGAGATTGAAAGCGTCTTAGCAAGGGATGTTGCAAAAACTGAAGATTTCAAGGAATTTGATGATGTTAAAGGGGAAAATGATGTTTCTAAGGAGAAAATGGATGAAGGTTTAGTGTTTGTGAAGGAAAGTTGTCTGAAAAAATGGAATGTGATTGGTATGATATGGTGTTGCTTCGTTGGGTTCATGTACGCTTGGATGATAAAATAG